One stretch of Methylococcus capsulatus DNA includes these proteins:
- a CDS encoding pyridoxal phosphate-dependent aminotransferase, with product MMSNPVSGRMRAVQAPIIPVIAAMIREHPGGISMGQGVAWYGPPRRALERMREFGERPDQHRYGPVEGLPELRALMAEKLERENGISLVGRSVLVTAGANMGFLNALFAIADAGDEIILPSPYYFNQEMAVRMLGCTPVPAPTDDRFQLDLDCLERAITPRTRAIVTISPNNPSGAVYPEADLAAVNALCRARGLFHITDETYECFVYEGARHFSPASLPNSVAHTISLYSLSKAYGFAGWRIGYMLIPKMLEPAVLKVQDTNLICAPLVCQHAAVGAMETGSAYCREKLATTARVRRIVLDALSGLGERCHVADAQGAFYVLIRVEGGGDALTLAERLIREFGVAVIPGTAFGLDGGCYLRIAYGALGPTTAEEGIGRLVHGLRTILDSR from the coding sequence ATGATGAGCAATCCCGTGAGCGGGCGGATGCGCGCGGTCCAGGCACCGATCATTCCGGTCATCGCCGCGATGATCCGCGAGCACCCCGGCGGCATTTCGATGGGGCAGGGCGTGGCCTGGTACGGGCCACCGCGGCGGGCGTTGGAGCGGATGCGGGAATTCGGCGAGCGGCCGGACCAGCACCGCTACGGCCCGGTGGAAGGGCTGCCGGAGTTGCGGGCGCTGATGGCCGAAAAACTCGAACGGGAGAACGGCATTTCCCTCGTCGGCCGGTCGGTGCTGGTGACGGCGGGCGCCAACATGGGATTTCTGAATGCGCTGTTTGCCATCGCCGATGCGGGTGATGAGATCATCCTGCCGAGTCCTTATTATTTCAACCAGGAAATGGCAGTCCGCATGCTGGGGTGCACGCCGGTCCCGGCACCAACCGACGACCGGTTCCAACTCGATCTGGACTGCCTGGAACGTGCCATCACGCCGCGTACCCGGGCCATCGTCACGATATCACCCAACAATCCGTCCGGTGCGGTCTATCCGGAAGCCGACTTGGCGGCGGTCAATGCGCTGTGCCGCGCGCGGGGGCTGTTCCACATCACCGACGAAACCTACGAGTGCTTCGTCTACGAAGGTGCGCGCCATTTCTCGCCGGCTTCCCTGCCCAATTCCGTTGCTCATACGATTTCCCTGTATTCTCTGTCGAAGGCCTACGGCTTCGCCGGCTGGCGCATCGGCTACATGCTCATCCCAAAAATGCTGGAGCCGGCCGTGCTCAAGGTACAGGACACCAACCTGATCTGCGCGCCCCTGGTTTGCCAGCACGCGGCGGTCGGAGCGATGGAAACCGGCTCGGCCTACTGTCGGGAAAAGCTGGCGACGACTGCGCGGGTGCGGCGCATCGTACTCGATGCGTTGTCTGGTCTGGGGGAGCGTTGCCATGTGGCGGACGCCCAAGGCGCGTTCTATGTCCTCATCCGTGTGGAAGGGGGCGGCGATGCCTTGACCCTGGCTGAACGGCTGATCCGCGAATTCGGCGTGGCGGTGATCCCCGGCACCGCCTTTGGCCTCGACGGCGGCTGTTACCTGCGGATCGCCTATGGCGCGCTCGGACCCACGACCGCGGAGGAAGGCATAGGCCGCCTGGTGCACGGCCTGCGGACGATTCTGGACAGCCGATAA
- a CDS encoding AI-2E family transporter, with product MTIIKPAGLAVLLLLAAGFWVLHGFIMPIAWAAVLAFAVWPWYEHLYQRAPRWMRKGWLPLGMTVLMMVLLMVPATFGVVVLGHEVQMLHRLLIKVQSSGIGAPEWLIQLPWVGGWIEETWSETFGNPETIKNALNAMGMGTVFTYTRDLAAQVLHRFMSGFITLLALFFIFRDGHGLGRQILDRSVRLFGSAGARYARHAVTAVRGTVNGMLLVGIGKGVVLGLGYWAAGLSQPVLLGTLTAVIALVPFAAKLVFGAASIYLIVQGHVMAGIALAVYGFIVTLIADNYVRPALIGGAANIPFLPTLLGIFGGVEAMGFVGLFIGPTVMAVLISLWRDWNDEMRLPPA from the coding sequence TTGACGATTATCAAACCGGCCGGCCTGGCGGTGTTGCTGCTCCTCGCGGCGGGCTTTTGGGTGCTGCATGGTTTCATCATGCCCATCGCCTGGGCTGCCGTGCTGGCTTTTGCCGTCTGGCCCTGGTACGAGCATTTGTACCAGAGGGCGCCTCGTTGGATGCGCAAGGGTTGGCTGCCGCTGGGCATGACCGTGCTGATGATGGTGTTGCTGATGGTTCCCGCGACCTTCGGCGTCGTGGTGCTCGGCCATGAGGTGCAGATGCTCCACCGCCTGCTGATCAAGGTGCAGAGTTCCGGCATCGGTGCGCCGGAGTGGCTGATTCAGTTGCCCTGGGTCGGCGGCTGGATAGAGGAAACCTGGAGCGAGACTTTCGGTAACCCGGAAACGATCAAGAATGCGCTCAACGCGATGGGGATGGGTACGGTGTTCACCTACACCCGTGATCTGGCGGCGCAGGTGTTGCACCGCTTCATGTCCGGCTTCATCACGCTGCTCGCGCTGTTTTTCATATTCCGCGACGGACACGGGCTGGGGCGGCAGATCCTCGACCGTTCCGTGAGGCTGTTCGGTTCCGCCGGTGCCCGCTATGCACGGCACGCCGTCACCGCGGTGCGGGGCACGGTCAACGGGATGCTGTTGGTCGGGATCGGCAAGGGAGTCGTGCTGGGCCTCGGCTACTGGGCGGCCGGTCTGAGCCAGCCGGTCCTGCTCGGCACCCTGACGGCAGTCATTGCGTTGGTGCCGTTCGCCGCCAAGCTCGTGTTTGGCGCCGCTTCGATCTATCTGATCGTGCAAGGGCATGTGATGGCAGGCATCGCACTGGCCGTCTACGGCTTCATCGTTACCCTCATCGCGGACAACTACGTGCGCCCGGCCCTGATCGGCGGTGCCGCCAACATTCCTTTCCTGCCCACCCTGCTGGGCATTTTCGGTGGCGTCGAGGCGATGGGGTTCGTCGGCTTGTTCATCGGACCCACCGTAATGGCCGTGCTCATTTCGCTGTGGCGCGACTGGAACGACGAGATGCGCCTGCCCCCGGCCTGA
- the murI gene encoding glutamate racemase, whose protein sequence is MTGNDHPIGVFDSGVGGLSVLREIRAALPCENLLYVADSGHLPYGSKPAAYIERRALAVGRFLLGRGAKAIVVACNTATAAAIAVLRAEFSVPVIGMEPGIKPAVALSKSRVVGVLATEGTLNSARFRELVGRTGQRVEVIAQACPGWVEQVERGELTSPATRDLVRRYTGPALERGADTLVLGCTHYPFLAGLIAEIAGPEVCIVETGSAVARQLRRRLEAEGLLTRRTSPGAEAFWSSGPEEVTSHAVAVLWPGSQGVQPLPAGFAAGG, encoded by the coding sequence TTGACTGGCAACGACCATCCCATCGGCGTGTTCGATTCGGGTGTGGGCGGACTCTCCGTGCTGCGGGAGATACGCGCCGCGCTTCCCTGCGAGAACCTGCTGTATGTCGCTGATTCGGGCCATTTGCCCTATGGCAGCAAGCCCGCGGCATACATCGAACGGCGGGCGCTGGCGGTCGGACGGTTTCTGCTCGGCCGCGGCGCGAAAGCCATCGTCGTGGCCTGCAACACCGCGACGGCGGCGGCCATCGCGGTGTTGCGCGCGGAGTTCAGCGTCCCGGTCATCGGCATGGAGCCGGGCATCAAGCCCGCCGTTGCGTTGTCGAAATCGCGCGTCGTCGGTGTGCTGGCGACCGAGGGTACATTGAACAGCGCCAGGTTCCGCGAACTGGTCGGCCGTACCGGCCAAAGGGTGGAAGTGATCGCGCAGGCGTGCCCCGGCTGGGTGGAGCAGGTGGAGCGGGGAGAACTGACGAGTCCGGCGACGCGCGACCTCGTCCGCCGTTACACCGGGCCGGCGCTGGAACGCGGTGCCGATACCCTGGTGCTGGGCTGTACCCACTATCCTTTCCTGGCCGGTCTGATCGCCGAGATTGCTGGGCCCGAGGTGTGCATCGTCGAAACCGGTTCTGCGGTGGCGCGCCAGCTCCGGCGCCGTCTCGAAGCCGAGGGGCTGCTCACGCGGCGGACGTCGCCGGGTGCCGAAGCGTTCTGGAGCAGCGGTCCGGAGGAGGTAACGAGCCATGCCGTGGCGGTATTATGGCCAGGCTCACAGGGGGTGCAGCCGTTGCCGGCCGGTTTCGCCGCGGGGGGATAG